The genome window CGGCGAGTTGATTCGCCCGATGAGTCATTTCATGGGGCTAATCGAGTTGGCATGGACTGAGATTTTTTGAAACAAGAAGCAATGATTGAGGAGAATATCCAGCCTTTTCTACTTTCTCACGCGGCGCCATGACAGCGGTAGTGCTCGATCTGTTTGTCAGATTATCATCAACCCCATCCACTGACGCAAGATTCCATAAAAGCACGCCAAACACTTTATATGTAAAGTGCTTTTCAAAGAAATTATCTtactcttttcctttcttcgaAAAGAAGGCATTCTGACATAATTTTTGTTTCCTGATTTGTTAAGCAAAACATTGCATTTAAGGTAACAAGTGTACTGTAGAGAGTTGTGACTgaatcccttcttcttttttcaattgacAGAGTGGCTAAATCACCATAgctttatttcaaaaacatgtcattcattgaaataatattctatatattttttttaatttatattttataaatttattatgatttcatACTCAAGTCGTGGatcgagtttttttaatttttataatttagtttacattaaaaataataattagatgtACTGTGTAAAGCGGGGAATGATATAGTAATAATCATTAAGAGACAAAGCCTTTACTGTCACTGACTATGACTGAAAACGGCCCCAAATTGACCGCTTCCAGGCCCACTCATGTCTAAGGCTCCTTTGCATGCATGGGAGTAGCTGCGCTAGGCAGAGGCACCAACAAGCTGCTGTTATCACCTTCAGAAGACAGAACAGAACACGCTTGAAATCTTATAAAACTTTGCCTAATTTAGCAGATTGATTCGGTGATTCATTGATTCAGATATATTTTGTTGAGATTGTTTTCGAATCAAATTAgaagtttaaataatataataactaaattCGGATGAGATTATTTTCGGTTAattctaataattaataaaaaaaatctcaacatcCAATTTcccaccaagaaaaaaaattgggaaGGGAATTAAGTATTATATATACTCTAAACTCTCTATAAAATTCAGGGTCAACAAaggattaataatttaaatacaaaaataagattattacCCCAAAGGAAAATAGAAGTAGTAGCAGCCAGGTAAGCAGCCACTCAAACAACATCGGCCATAGAAATCCTAAaagaccttttctttttcttctcataCTCAAGCATAACACTACACGTCTACCCTCCTCCTCCTGCtgctgctcctcctcctcctgctgCTCCCTTTCGGTTTTCTCGAaacctccctccctccctccccccTCATTCACCACGCCTAACCCAATCAACAATCCCTGAACCTATTTCTGGTGTTGCATCTGTAGCTGTGGCAGGTGACAGGTGACAGGTGACGGtaagtttattaatttgttaACGTATATAtacattccttttttatttcatgattaaataatattttcagatcTAAAAGATAGTCCAGGATTCTGTTTTCTTAGATCAtggaaattatttgatattttctataattaaatgcttttttgtttgtttgtttaagaCTGACAATGCGTGTAGTTTTCCTTGTCTTTGTATGCACCTTACTATTatcaagattatattttttttctccgaGAAGTATATACTGTAACGATTATGTATgcctttttttcccttatcatggtgttgaaaatatttagttaataaaaaagtattatgatGTAgctgaaattatgttttttttataatcatcgaattaaaaatattacacaGTTTTACATTAGTTCAATTTAAGCTTCTGTTAACCTACTTTTTCAAGCCCAGGACAACTGCAACACTTAAACACTGTTTCATAGatagtttcaaattaataattttttagtgtgttaatataataatataaaaaatattttaatatatttttaaataaaaacaatattttgaaagACGATTTCTGCTGCAGTTTTTATCTCTTTGTGTCACGTGATGCTAGTTTTTGGAACTTTTCATGACATGGGCTCTTTGACATTTTCGTTCatgcatcctttttttttcatgtttctgaGTCCTAATGGCTGTGACATGGTATTGGAACCGAACCTTCCCTTTCTTTAACAACCCTGAAGAGTCTGTAAAATGTTTCAACCATCTgggattctctctctctcaatgaattgatttttgttttgttttgaaaagtattgatttttagaaagaatttttaattaaattagaattAGTTAATTATAGAACAATGTGGAGTGGTATTATTCGACAATGGTTAAGTTATAACGGTAGGTATAGAGCTCAGgtttctattttgatttgtctCATTATGCTTTTGATTCGAGACAAGCATTTTGATTAgtatatgattttgttttccttttcatataaatgattcttaaaaaaatagtataatttgatCTTCTTTCTATAAATATACCATTCAAATCTGTCAATAAATTGGGTTCTGATATTTCTCTTcattgctctctctctctctctctcactctggTTTCTTGTAGATTGAGAGGGACCAATACTGGAACTTTTCAAAAGCACCATGCCAACGTGCCCCCAGTATTGTTCACAATGGGCTAGAATTTACGTGAAGTATTGTCTCTGCAGTATGAAAGATGGGGTTTCTTTAACTTTAGGTGTGATTAGTGTTTTGAGTTGGGGAGTTGCTGAGATACCTCAAATCATCACAAACTATAAGGAGAAATCCACTGAAGGACTTTCCCTTGCTTTCTTGTTGACATGGATTATAGGGTGAGATATATCTGTTCTCTTGCtagattcttgtttttttgttttttacctttagatgatatattaatttctaatgctttgatttttagggatcttttcaatgtttttggCTGTATGTTGGAACCAGCTACTGTAAGtggtctttttttcttattttttaatctctagTACTGCTAATTGCTAGTCTTGACTATCCATTTTCCTTTCTGGAATTTCGAATAACCTGTTATTATGTTATTTACTCCCATCAAATGATGCTGTGCTGGATGATTGTACATGCATTTCTTGTTTGAATTTCTAGGATTTATTAGCTTGTGAAATCATGAGGTTTAAGTCTGCACAAAGCTACAATGGTTATATATCATAACTGTTCACTTTGAATTCATTGATGGTTTAACTGAAGTTTTGTGCTTGATTTTGCAGCTTCCAACCCAATACTACATGGCAGTGGTAATGATATCTGCAAAAGACCAAAGCTTTCTTACATGGCCAACTTGCCTTTTGATCTAGTTTCTTGTCCTTGAACGATTCGTTTACATGGCTTTGTTGTTTTGCAGTTGTATACAATTACTACCTCAGTTCTGACAGCACAAACTATTTACTATGGTCACATCTATCATCGACTGAAACGTAACAGACGATGCATCAAGGTAAGAATCTCTATCTACATGTATTCTCTTCTTATAATGAAACAACAATTTTCAACTATTAAGGACGTATTTTATTGAGTGAACGATCAAATTTCTTGGACAGAGTCAAAAGGAAACCAACTGTCATGAAGGTGGGTTTGGGAGGCAGAAAATTGTGTTAACTATTGTGAGACAAAGCCTGGCCTCGAGTGAAAGACTGAATTTTTTGAGTTTGTGCTGCATTTTATTCTATAATTTACGAATGCCAGGTCTagtttaataaagaaattctttgaaacataaatttggCTGTCCTATTGGAAAAGATGTACattaatttggttttcttaaatataaatgGAAATATATGTCAAATAGATTTGATGACAGACACGCTGTTTATGGACTCTGCAGGTAGCTAATAAATCTTTGCACTTCTGTTTCTAATACGCTGTTCAGGTTCTTGTTTAGTATTTGCAGATGTAATACACTGCTAATGCTTTTCACTGTGATCCAGGCCACCGTCTCTAGTCAGACTGAAGAGGCTGGAAGAATTAGACAAGGAAATAGTGATGCTGGAGCACAAGTCAACAATGCTGGTAAACAAAGAAATGAAACTGCCTCTCCTGATGGCGCAAATGGTTCGAGTTCACCGATTCCTTTTCCAAcactttttcaaaaaagttcCCCTGGAAGAGAGCTATACTACATGTAAACTTCTACTCTTGAATTTGTTGTTATGCCTTAGATTTATGAATCAGGACCTCAATACAATATGGTTCTGTCTCAAATGTAATTTTCTTTCAGGTCAGCAAGATCTCTTTCAAGCAGCCATACTCCCGCAGTAGGATCCTTTTTAGCACAAAGAGTGGCTTCTCCATCATTTTCGATGAGGAATTCGATTGAAGATCCACTGCTTGGTGGAGATGCAACCACACAATCTGCACCGAATTTGAACACCAAAACCATGCTATGTGTGGTTAGTATATATACCAATCTTGCAGTCATGTTTACTGAAAAACTCTACACAAAATGACTTTCTATGATAATCACggactattttttatttcaggtgTCTGTAGTCACACTCTTAGGAACACTTAATCTTCATCAATCAGCAAACAACAGGCTTGCCAGAGCCTTTGAAAATAAACATCAAGGATTTGTGATTCAAGTAGGACGGAAGATCTTGCAGGTATattccaaattaaattttagtttcaTTTAAGTAATCCTggtgaattaaattttcaatctttGTGGAGAAATGATGATTTCATGTCTTTCTGTTACTGGTCTCTCCAATGTAATATCCCCCTTTTcctgctctttctttttctgagTTAGTCATCCAGCTAGATGCTTGTAGTGCATCAGAGATGATTCACCAAATGTAGGATGACATGTGAGATGGAGGATGGTATATATGTATGATAGTAAAACATAATTCTAGAGTCGGTCACTGGCTTTCATGTGTTGCTTAATTAcagat of Populus trichocarpa isolate Nisqually-1 chromosome 16, P.trichocarpa_v4.1, whole genome shotgun sequence contains these proteins:
- the LOC7455877 gene encoding uncharacterized protein LOC7455877; this encodes MPTCPQYCSQWARIYVKYCLCSMKDGVSLTLGVISVLSWGVAEIPQIITNYKEKSTEGLSLAFLLTWIIGDLFNVFGCMLEPATLPTQYYMAVLYTITTSVLTAQTIYYGHIYHRLKRNRRCIKATVSSQTEEAGRIRQGNSDAGAQVNNAGKQRNETASPDGANGSSSPIPFPTLFQKSSPGRELYYMSARSLSSSHTPAVGSFLAQRVASPSFSMRNSIEDPLLGGDATTQSAPNLNTKTMLCVVSVVTLLGTLNLHQSANNRLARAFENKHQGFVIQVGRKILQASSRMSHENYSEGSGIGTFLGWSMAAIYMGGRLPQIFLNIKRGNVEGLNPLMFVFALIGNITYVASILVDSVAWSKISANLPWLVDAGGCVLLDTCILLQFAYFRHRRRQLLENKLLNCNSA